The window CTTAAGTGCATATTCAGCCATCGCATCCGCGTCATTGACCGCAACCAGATAACCGTTTTCTCCTGGAACCACATAGTCTTCCGGGCCACCGCACAAGGTCGACACTACTGGGCACCCGCACGCGGCAGCTTCCAATCCTGGCATACCAAACCCTTCAAGGGTCGATGGCATCAACCAACAATCGGTTTTTCTATATATTTCCGGTATCTCTTTTTGCGAAGGCTTATAAAAATATTCGAAGTTTGCGGGCAACATATCGTTGAATTTTTTATCAATGAGATGGGACCCAAATGCGTAAACCTTAAGTTCAGGTATTTTTTCTTGCATTTTACGCACAGCATTAAACGCTAGCTCAGCGCCCTTCCAGTTTGCCACGCCATATAGGAATCCTACCGCTGGAACGGGGTTTTTCTCTCGCGCCACATAGTTGAACTGATTCCAGTCGACACCATTGGGCACCAGCGCTGCAGAAGAATCGCCATAGCTGTCTGCCATGAGCGTTTTCAGCCAGCGGGCAATAACAAATTTCTTGATTGGCATCCGGTAAACAGCTTCCACCTCTTCTGGATCGCCACCATACACTTCATGATGGCGAACGAAGTGCCCCTTTGCACCTTTGCTCGCAGGCCAATCCTTCATCCATACCGCAGTGCGCCACCAAGTCGCAACGGTAAAGTCTGCATCGGGGACGTCGCTGGCCAATAGCGGGCGATGAGCTACAGGCATTAGATTAGCAGTACTGGACTCAAGGTGATGCCCCTGCTTGCCCTGTGATTCCCGCTCTTTTTTCTTGTGCTTTAAATAGCTGCGTACCCGCCAAATAGGTGGCGTCTGATCTGGGCGCTCACAATAAACCAGATTCACCTCGTGGCCCCGTCGCACCATAGCTTCTGCGATTAGTCGATTGGACTTCACTCCGCCTGACAGACCCACGTAATCGAAAATCCAATTTATAGTTAATTTTCTCGACATTCTCACTCCAAATTGACCAGACAGCCAGTTTCCTAATTTAATCGTTTAAGCCGAAACTGTGGCAACATACCCATCAATAATCAACACCTAGCGCAGTCACACGGGCGCGACATGATCAAAGACGGGGACAATCGGCAGGTATTCAATACAGCGTAGCCAGCTACGTTTATTCACAGAATAGGGTTTCAGCCTTTAGGTAAAGTTCTTGCATAATTAATGCCCGAAGATATTTACAACTCTCTAGGAGTGGCAAAACATCCCGTTAGCCAAAATCCCAGACACAAACCCTCGACCCCGGTGGCTGCTTTGGCTTCTTTAAGTATGTCCGCCCCGAAAGTTAGAATACACGATACAATGGGTGTCGCTATTTTAGCAGACGACATGGCTCGATTAACTGACGCCCCAGTGCGCTGATGGATACACACGTTTAGGCAGGACGTATGCTGAGTTATCTATACAAAAACTATGAAAAATTAAACAGCTGGCCATTAGTCAGTGCACTAACCGACCAGTCGTTTAAAGCCGCTGGCCCAAAAGTACTGCTCATTACCGAGCCGAATCGAATAAGTTATAACCAGGTCTATCCCTTTCTATATTACCGAGATCTGTTTCGGGAAAAGTTTGATGCGGAGATTCGCATCGTCACTTTACCCGAATACTCCGCCGACAATTATTGCAAACAACACGACGCCGATATCGTACTTTTTCAAACATGGTTTACTATCGACAAATGTGAACTTGTTGCCCTCGTTGAAAAAATACACAAATTAAATCCATCAGCCGATTTACATTTCCTCGATTCTTTTGCACCGACAGATCTTCGCTTGGCAAAGACCTTAAACCCTTATCTAACCTCATATATTAAAAAATCATTGTTAAAGGACAAATCCCGCTATTTAAAACCGCAAGTGGGCGATACCAATTTGATGGAGTACTACTCAGGTTTATTTGACCTGGAAGAAGACACAGTAAACTGGCATGTTCCAGAGGAGTTTTTACCGAAGCTGAAACTCGGACCGACATTTTTTACCGGCCCATGTATTCTGGAGGAATTCCTCGAAAAGTCGCACGCGCCCAAGGGCGACAAAACGATTGACGTCCATGCCCGACTGGCTGCCAACGGATCGTCCTGGTACGGAAAAATGCGACAGCTTTCCATCGACAAGCTCGGCGAAATTTCCGACATTTCTACCGCTACGGGTACGGGAATTCCGCGGCCTCGGTTTATGAAGGAGTTGGAAAATTCAAAAATTTGCTTTAGCCCGTTTGGATACGGGGAAATTTGTTGGCGAGATATCGAAGCGGTCCTCGCAGGCGCTGTGCTGCTAAAGCCTTCGATGGAACATTTGGAAATGGCACCGCATATTCACGAGGCCGACAGCACCTACATTGCATTAAACTGGGATTACAGCGATCTTGAGGAAAAAGTGATCCACCTTATTGGCGCAGAGGAAGAGCGACGCAAAATCGCCGAGCAAGCCTATCAAACCATTCGCGAATATCTCGCCAACAACGCATTTGTAGACCAGTTCGCCTACCTTTTTGAAAAAAGTTAGGCCATTCGAAAAGTCGCGCGGCTACGCCTCAGCCGCATAAACAAATCGTTTAGCGACCCCCTGCTGTTGAAATGTCTTGGCGAGAGCATCACTAACAGCAATAATTTCCAGGCGCGAATGGTACTTCTGTAAGCGACAATCCATTAGGAGCAAAAACGCGATAAAGCTGTTGTCCATGTATTCCAAACCGGATAAATCGAGCTGCAAAGGCTTGTGAGGCCGGGCGTGGTCAACAACCTCGGCCATTAGGTTCCGCGAAAAATCGCTACCCATAGCCCCCGTCAGTGTGAGCTTTACGCAAATATCTGTCTCATCAAATGTCGATTGACAAACCTGTTTGTGCCCACTTTTGTTACGAGCCAAGTAAAGTGGTAACACATTATTAACGAGCAATTGCAACAAGGCTAAACCGTCATTCCAATATCGCCGCCATATGCCAGGCTCTTCTTTAATTCGCCACAGCCATTCAAGCCCTAATTTTTGCACCATTGTTGGTGCGCGGCTAACCTCGCCAGCGACAAAGTTCACCACCGCACCCAAGTGGCTGACAACGGGGGCCTGCAATCTGTCCCGGTTATGTAAAATCCAGTTCTGACCCTTTTTCGCCCCTAACGCAACGACAATAAAATCGGGATTCGCAGCGTTAATCGTGTCGATAATGGCATCCGTCGACATATCTTCCACACCACCAAACCCCGGATCGAAATAGCCACAACCTTCGGCACCAGAAAATTTATCAGCGAGAACAGTTGCTGCTTTCTCTGCGACGCCAGGGAGTCCACCAAAGAAAAACACACGCATCTTTTTTTCTGCCGGACGCTGCGAAAGCTCGTCGAACAAGGTGGACCCGGCGACCCGTTCGGGCAAATTAATACCTAGCAGCTTAGACACCCACACAATGGGCATCCCGTCGGCGATGATCAAATCACTTTCTACCACGGACTGATAAAAATCGTCGTCACGCATCGACGAGACAACAAAATTAAGGTTCGGTGTGGAAAGAAAACAATGCTCACCAGATTCAATAGCTTGTTCGACCTGGGTTACAGCAGCGGCCGTTGTGACCACGTCAAACGGCAACCCCATGACACAGCATAACTGCCGCGGAAGAAGATCCTCACCGATTTTCACTGAGAATCTCCTATCGCTTTTTCGAACAACGCCATAAGCCGTTGTACATTGGTGCGCAGGGAAAACTCGTCTGCGACATGCGCTGCGCCGTCTTTTACCAATCGCGCCTGTAGCTCGGCATCGCCTAACAACTGCTGAATTGCGTTCGCTAACGCCATTTCATCTTCCGGCTCGATGAGTAAGCCGGAATAGCCATCGACGACCAACTCGGGGATACCAGACAGGCGAGTTGTGATTACCGGCAAACCGGACAGCATCGCTTCCATCAACACGACAGGGATGCCGTCCATATCACCGTTACTGTCAGTTTTACAGGGCAACACGAATGCATCCAGTTCGGACAGATAAGCAGGTACTTCAGAATGCGCCAGAGGGCCCAAAAATTTGACTTCTTCCTCTACATCGCGCGCGATAGCCAGCTGTTTAAGTTCTTGCTCCAGCGGTCCACCACCGGCCAACTTTAAAGTAACGGGGTAGTCCCGTTGCTTTAACACGGCAACTGCTTTAATCAGCGTATCAAAACCTTTCTTTTCAACTAAACGTCCGATACCGCCGATGGTGTTAGCCGCAATATGGTGTGTTTTGTCAATAGGCGGAAAAATCCTATCGTCTACACCACAGCGAGTAATCACCAGCCTATCACTCGGCGCGCCGAGACTTTCAATGTGTTTAATGTTGTACGCGGAGATGGAGCCGAAGAATGCAGAACGCTCAACCTTCTGTTTAATCAGCCAGCCGCGCTCGAAAAGATCATTAGCGTGTGAAGTTACCGAATAGGGAATACCCGCTAATTTGCAGGCGTACATACCGATATCCGTCGGCACATGTGCAAAATGGATATGTAAATGCTGAACTTTTTGCTTACAAAGTAATTTGGCGAGGTAGGCGCCGTAAAAAAAACGCATGACCTGGCCAATGGCAGTGCGGGTAACAACACCCAGGCGCACAATATCTGCCAGTAACATCCCAAGGACCGACAAATACGCGACAGGCTTTTGTAACAGCACAGAAATATTTGCGAGCAGTGCCGTTAGTTTGCTTTGCGCGTACAAATACCGGGTATTTTCACGCATTGCCTCCAGCTTGTGGTCCGTTGCAATGGAAGCGGGTCTATGTACTGAAAAATACTGTACGTCGACACCCTGCTCCTCCAGCTCAAGTATCTCGTTATACACAAACGTCGCGGAAAGTGCCGGAAGTTCCGGCGCCAGGTAAGCAATTTTCATCACGCGTGTTTCGCCAGCCAGACGGGTTCCTGTTTCGCGTTCAATTCAGCCGTTGCCGCTTTTTTCCCCTTGAACAAACACTTCCATTGGTAATCGTTAATAAACTTGACCAATGCCTTGTCATCGAAACGATCTTTTCCAGCCAGCATGCTTTCCACATATCCCAGCCACATCGAAAAGCCACCAATAAATACCGGTGGATGCAACATTCTAAACACCGATGAGGCTGTCATGTAGGCTAGGCCAGTGCCCATAAAATACTGACCAAAACCATGGCGCTTACGCCCGGTAATAATGCCTTTTTGACTGGAACCCATAGGCCGCAGGTGAATAAATCGCAGCTCTTCTTCATCCCAGCTTTCCGCTAACCACCCTAACTGTCGGCAGCGATGACAGTCTATTCCGTCCCACATGACCTCACGTACAAACCCGCCGATTTCTTCGAAACAGGTGCGGCGATAAAACTTGGTCATACCAACGGACATTTCGTCCCCACACTTCTCGCTTACCATTTTTCCGGTATTTTTATCGACAAAGTACGCTTTGCCGCTACAAGTACCCAAGCGGGGATTTTTTTCCATTCGATCGATCAGGATTTCAAAATAGCGAGGAGGCAAATCCAAATCCAGATCAAACTTACAGACATAATCAAACTGGGATACGTCAATTTTGTCGTAACCGTAATAAAACGCTTCAATAACGCCCGGGCCCACACTGCGGTGACCGCGATTTTCCCGAGTGATCACCTGAATAAACGGATAACGTTCCGAGTAATCAGCCAGGATTGCCGGGGTTTCATCGGTAGAGCCATCATCAACCACCACCCAAAGATCTGGCGGCACTGTTTGGTTGCAAACGCTATCCAGCGTTTTCCGCATAAATTCGGCTTCGTTTCTACAAGGGGATACCAGCAGGTAGGACATAGGGAACTCTTCCTTAGATTATTTGTACTCGATCAAAGTGCCTGCACGGCCTCTCATGCGATTAAACAGGTATTCGAGCACGCCATCGAATTGCGGAAACTTACAGGCAACATTCGATAAGGCGTAAAAAAAAGCGACTTTGCTCTGTGATAAGTGATTGCGGTATGTTGCTGTCAAGCGAGCAACCTGCAGAGGATAAACCAGCAACAGCACGGCAAATAAAGGGTAGATAAGCGCTAGCGCAAACACACTAACCGGAAAGACACACGCCCAAAAAACAATGCGACGAATATCCGGCCAGCGATAGTTTTCAAGCTCCGCGCGACGCCCACCGTGGCGAGCATAGCCTTCTGCATAGGCATAGCCAGAACGCTTCATGCGTTTCCACCACTGGCCGGCAGTGAACATGGCTGCGTCGTGCCAGGTCATATCCGCATCAAAGCGATAGATTTTCCAGCCCAGTTTACGCAGCCGCAAACACAGGTCCGGCTCTTCACCAGCGATAAGTGAGTCGGTGTAGCCCTGGGCCTGCTGGAGACAAGGAACACGAAACAGTGCATCGCCGCCACAGGCCGTGGCATCGCCTACCGGCGTGTTCCATTCAATATCGCACAAACGGTTGTAAACCGAACGCTCTGGATATCGCTCCCGACGACGTCCGCATACGACTGCGTAGTCGGTATTAGAGGTTAAAAAACCGCAAGCGGTGGCCAGCCAGCCTTCAATAAATTCGCAGTCGCCATCAATAAAATGAACAAATTCGATTGCCGGATTTTGCTCAACCAGCGCTTGCCATCCCGCATTGCGTGCCCGCGCAGCAGTGAATGGCTTGGAAAGATCGAGCTCCACCACGGCGACCCCAAGCTTACGCGCTTGCGCACAGCTGTTATCCGTAGAACCGGAATCGACGTATACCACAGTGTTAATATCAGGCCGTGCTGATTCCAGGCAGCGAATCAGACGCTCGCCTTCATTGCGCCCGATCACCACAATACCCAGTTGATAATTGAGTTCCATAAGAGACGTTGTTATACCTGCGGCCTAGGATATTACGCTGTATTCTTTTAATCGCTTGAGCAACTCGCGCACCAGCATATCCAGATCCGCTTGCGCGGTGTTCACTTCAATTTCTGGCGAGATTGGCGCTTCGTAAGGCGAATCAATACCAGTGAAATTGCGTATTTCACCCGCTCGCGCTTTTTTGTAGAGCCCTTTCGGGTCACGGGTTTCGCACACGTCGATCGGGGTATTTACAAACACTTCAAAGAACTCGCCCGGTTCCACCATCTGGCGAACCATCTGACGCTCGCGGCGGAACGGTGAGATAAACGAAACCAGCACAATCTGACCGGCATCCACCATTAATTTAGCGACTTCACCTACGCGGCGAATATTCTCAATCCGATCCCTATCACTGAAACCCAGATCGGAACACAAACCATGGCGAACGTTATCGCCATCTAACAAATAGGTGCTGTACCCCATAGCAAACAATTGTTTTTCTAACGCGTTTGCCGTAGTTGACTTACCGGAGCCCGACAAACCGGTAAACCAGATAATCGCAGGCTTTTGCTTGAAGCGTTCGGCACGGGTTTTCTTCGAGACATCCATTGAATGCCAAACCACGTTTTCATTCCCCAGCGGTTCGGCAATCATGCCCGCGCCTACGGTAACGTTGGTCAACCGATCAATAAAAATTAAATTCCCCGTATGCGGGTGGCTCTGGTACGCATCAACACAAACGGGTTCAGTTAAATTCAACGTACAGCGCGCAATACCATTCAGCGGAACGGAGCTCACAGGCTGGCGCTCCAGGGTGTTCACATCAATCTGATATTCAATCTCACTGATCGAGCCCGTAACTTCTGCCGCGCCCAGCTTTATGTAATAGTTTTTGTTGAGTTCCAGCGGAGTATCGTGCATCCACACCAAGTCGATCACCATCGCATTTGAGGGCTGCAGTGAATCGGTATCGGCAATTATCATATCGCCGCGGGAAATATCGATTTCATCTTCGAGGGTAACCGTGATTGAATCGCCGGGATACGCTTCTGCCAGTTCCTTGTCCGCCAGAATAATTTTCTCAACGCGGCTGGTTTTGCCAGAGGGCAGAGCTTTAACGCCAATTCCGGGGCGCAATACACCCGAGGCGAGCGTGCCACAGTAACCCCGGAAATTTAGGTTCGGCCGGTTCACATACTGCACAGGGAAACGCAAATTATCGAAGTCATCATCCGTATCGAGCGGAAGATCCTCCAGCAGAGTCAACAGCGGAGCGCCTTTATACCAAGGTGTCGCATCGGAGAGCTGGGCTACGTTGTCGCCTACCAGTGCCGACAGCGGAACGAACTGAATATCCTCGACGTTCAGGTTTTTAGCGAACTCTTTGTACTCGGCACAAATGTCATTAAAACGTGACTCGGAATAGTCAACCAAATCCATTTTATTCACAGCAATTATAAAATGCTTAATACCCAGCAGAGAGCAAATAAAACTGTGCCGGCGGGTTTGGGTTTGTACCCCGTAGCGGGCATCAATTAATAAAATAGCGAGACGAACCGTGGAGGCACCTGTGGCCATATTTCGCGTGTACTGCTCGTGCCCTGGGGTGTCCGCAATAATAAATTTGCGCTTATCGGTGGAAAAGTAGCGGTAGGCAACATCAATGGTGATCCCTTGCTCGCGCTCAGACTGAAGACCATCGACAAGCAGCGCCAGGTCGACCTCCTGCCCCGTGGTGCCATGAGTTTTACTGTCTTTTGATATCGCGGCCAGTTGATCTTCGTAGATCATTTTGGTGTCGTGCAGCAGACGACCAATAAGCGTCGATTTACCATCGTCGACACTGCCACAGGTAATAAATCGCAGCAGGTCTTTTTCTTCGTGTTGTTTCAGGTAGGCGTGTATATCTGTCGCCAGCAGGCTGTTGGTCTCGGTCATCACGGCGTCCTTAGAAATACCCTTCACGTTTCTTTTTCTCCATAGATCCCGCTTCATCGTGATCAATGGCTCGACCGGAGCGCTCTGAGGTGCGTGTCAGCAGCATTTCCTGAATAACATCGGGCAGTGTTTGAGCGGTCGACTCCACCGCTCCGGTAAGCGGGTAGCAGCCCAGCGTGCGAAAACGCACCCATTTTTCTTGCGGAACTTCGCCCTCCGCCAGTGGCAGACGATCATCATCCACCATAATGAGGTTTCCATCGCGCTCAACCACTGGCCGCGGTTTGGCCAGGTACAGCGGTACAATAGGAATTTGTTCTAAATAAATATATTGCCAGATATCCAGCTCAGTCCAGTTAGAGAGCGGGAATACACGGATGGATTCGCCTTTGTTAACACGAGAGTTATACAGGTTCCACAGCTCGGGCCGCTGATTTTTTGGGTCCCAGCGGTGGTACTTATCGCGAAAACTATACACCCGCTCTTTCGCTCGGGATTTTTCCTCATCGCGGCGGGCACCACCAAAAGCCGCGTCGAACCCGTATTTATCCAGCGCCTGCTTGAGCGCCATGGTCTTCATGATATCGGTGTATTTTGCGCTGCCGTGATCGAACGGATTAATATTCGCTGCCCGGCCTTCTTCGTTGGTGTACACCAGCAATTCCATGCCCGCTTGTTTCGCCATATTATCGCGAAACTCAATCATCTCACGGAATTTCCAAGTGGTATCTACATGCAACAAGGGAAACGGCGGCGTGCCGGGAGCAAAGGCTTTCATGGCAAGATGCAGCATTACAGCCGAATCCTTGCCCACAGAATAAAGCATCACCGGATTCTGAAATTTCGCGGCGACTTCGCGAATGATAAAAATCGATTCGGCTTCTAGCTGCTTAAGATGTGAACGGCGTCGATCAGAGGGGGACATACTAGCTCCTAAGCGGTTAAACGTTTAGCCAAACGGGTGAAGTTTGCGCGCACACAATAAAGAATGGATTAAGCAAGGACTCTTTGGTGTTGTAACGCAACGGCTGTTTAGTTTCCCAATTGAGCAGCACACCGCCGGCAGCCTCAACAACGGCTTGTGCGGCTGCCGTATCCCATTCACTGGTTAACCCCAAACGCGGGTAGAGATCTGCAGCACCTTCGGCCACTAAACATATTTTTAATGAACTGCCCATCGCCACTATGTCAGTACCGTTGAACGATTTTACAAACTCTTTGAAATCATCGCTCTGGTGAGAGCGGCTGCCCACTATACGCCATACATCATCGCTACCAGGCACAACTGCTGGGGAGATGCTTTCTGCAGCTGTAGCCGCTTTTGCATCGTCCACTTTGAACGCGCCGACGCCTTTAGCTCCATAGTAAAGCCAGCCTTTGTCAGGCGCATATACACTGCCAAGAATGGGTACGCCGTCTTTAATAAGCGCGACATTCACCGTAAATTCGCCGTTGCGCTTGATAAATTCCTTGGTACCGTCCAGAGGGTCTACCAGCCAGTACTGTTGCCACTGCTGGCGTTCCCCCCAGGGAATGTTGGCGTCTTCTTCAGAAAGAACAGGGCCACAATCAAGCGCTTCCAGTGCTGCGGCCAATATATTATGGGCTGCTTTGTCTGCCCGGGTTAGCGGAGAATTGTCATCCTTAATTTCTACATTGAAATCCGGTTGTTGGTAGATATCCATAATTGCGTCACCCGCAGCAACCACGATTTCATTGACTTTGGCGACGAGCTCTCCAAGAGCGGTAATTTCATTCTCCACGCGATATCCTTCGAAGTTAGGTATGTCGTTTTTAGCAAAAAGCATGCTCAAAAAATCAGGCCCTAGACCAAGTCAGGCGCCGGCCCATTTTTGGCGAGGTCTTTAAAATTAGTGCAATTCAATTCTGTGCCGACCAACTTGCCCAGCTCTGCTAGATCTTCGTTAAAAATGGTCTCGAGCTTCGCTCGAGTCTGGGCTGAAAGCTCTGGTCGCTTGTTCATTGTCAACTTGGCTTTTACCGCATCCCGCAGCTGACGCGGCACCAGGTTACGGCGCAGACTCGTCATCAGTTTTGATTCCACCACAAGATCGTAAAAAGGAAATTTACGAATACGTTGCGCAGACACGTTTTTGCGTTCCATATTGTCGTCCCACACTGGCTCACCGCTGTAGCCGAGAAACTGACAAATACGCTCAAGCTCCTTTTGCGATTGACTGCTCAAACGTTCGAAGTAAACGACCATTAGTTGGGAAGCATCAAAGCGCTGTAAATAATGATTAAGCTGAAAGTAGTAACGGGAGTAATCAATCAGTTCCGGATTAGTTTCCAGGGCTTTTTCAATGTCGGATGAAATTACACCCTGCGACCATTCGTGAATATAGTGAGATACCAAACGATCCAAAGGATGGCGAATAACATAAATAAATTTACAGCGCCCTAATCCGTGGGATTCCAATCGGTCCAGCGTCTGGGGATAGGTGGGAAACTTGGTGTAATGAGTACTCGACTCGCCTACCAATTCAGCGTCCTTGGCATCTGAAAAAAGCTGGTTATACCAGGACTCACCGTTCGCAAACACTTCGTCGTTGCTAAAATAATTTGGCTCTTTTGGCGTGCTCATAAAAAAGCCAGGCTGTTCGGCCAGCTGATCGTGCAATGTACTTGTCGCACACTTCATGCCGCCAATAATCATAAAATTCGGGAGGCGAGTTTCTACTTGGGTCATGATTTTGGTCTGTAAGGTTTTAAAGGCGAAGAAAATTGGATCCAGATATCCGAGAACTGCTTTTCGCAAGCGGCAATATCCTTTTTGCCCAACAGCTCGCGCAACTTGGAAATAGATCGGCCTGTGAGCCACGCTGAATTCGCAAGAAACGCACCTAAGCGGCCATAGTGCTTGGCGAAATAACGGGTGCGCGATGCGTAGTAGTAATACGGCAGGCGTTTCTTATGTGCATAATTCGATTTCATTGGCGAACTGCCACCGCGCAAATGCACGACCCGGGCGGCGGGCTGGTACACAATCGACCAGCCCCGATTAGCAGCTTCTTTGCAATAATCCACATCTTCGTAGTAAAGGAAGTAGCCTTCGTCCATAAGGCCAACATCTTTAACCATTTCGCCGCGCAACAGAATACAGGCGAAACTTGCCCACTCAGGGCTGATGGGTTTCTCACTCACGGGTAGCGCGACGACCCAACGGCCGAGGAGCCGGGTAACTGCACCAGTCGCTGCGCCATAAATGAGTTCACTGATAGGACGATGAAAGCGAAAACAGCTTTCCTGGGGCGTGGCATCCGGCCACTCAAGACGCGGCGCCACAAAACCACAACGTTTGTTGGTCATGGTATCGAGCATTGTCGCCAACGCTCCGTCTCGCAGCAATGTATCGCTGTTCAACAACAGATAATGGTCCGCTTCTGCGTGTTTGATACCGATGTTATTGCCGGCGGAAAACCCGCCATTTTCCGGCGACAGAATAAGGTCAACCTTCCCGTCTCCGTGAGCGGCAACCCACGTTTGCAGTGTCTCTGCCGAACCATCGCCAGAGCAATTATCGACGAGGGCAACCTTTTGCCTTTCTTTGAGCTGGGGCAGCACGGTTTGCAAACAATCGATCACCATGGCTGCCGTTTTGTAATTGATAACGACGATGAGAAGCTCGAGCTTCGCGCTCATTATTCCCCCTTGAACAGCGCTATAAAATCCGTAGCTTTGCCGCCCTTAATGACTGGGCGGCAGGGCGCAGCTTAAGCGCATTGGTTAATAAATAAATATCCCAAAACGCTCCAACACTTTTTCCATCAAATCGCCCACATCCATTACGAAAAAGTGGAATATCAACGCTGCCAGCAATAATCCCGCCATAGCAATGATAAACGACTTGCGAATACGGCGGCGCTGACCTGACGACTCCGCCTCGGTGCGAATGTAGTTCACCTCCAGCACCGGTAGGCCGCGACGCCCGGAAACCGCTCGTTCAAGTACTTTGCGGCTGCGGATGGAAGAGTCGAAATGACCAATAAGCAGAGCAATCCCAATAGGCGCACCGAATGCAACAATAACACCCATCGCCATGAGCTTGATCCTATTCGGTGCAGACGGCACGCGCGGCAAGCGGGGTGGCTCCAGCAGAGAGAATTTTTCAGCGAGC of the Teredinibacter turnerae T7901 genome contains:
- a CDS encoding glycosyltransferase family 4 protein, translating into MSRKLTINWIFDYVGLSGGVKSNRLIAEAMVRRGHEVNLVYCERPDQTPPIWRVRSYLKHKKKERESQGKQGHHLESSTANLMPVAHRPLLASDVPDADFTVATWWRTAVWMKDWPASKGAKGHFVRHHEVYGGDPEEVEAVYRMPIKKFVIARWLKTLMADSYGDSSAALVPNGVDWNQFNYVAREKNPVPAVGFLYGVANWKGAELAFNAVRKMQEKIPELKVYAFGSHLIDKKFNDMLPANFEYFYKPSQKEIPEIYRKTDCWLMPSTLEGFGMPGLEAAACGCPVVSTLCGGPEDYVVPGENGYLVAVNDADAMAEYALKILTADPQAWLEMSRNSARIAEEFDWDKSAEKLERAMLEAIA
- a CDS encoding glycosyltransferase, with product MLSYLYKNYEKLNSWPLVSALTDQSFKAAGPKVLLITEPNRISYNQVYPFLYYRDLFREKFDAEIRIVTLPEYSADNYCKQHDADIVLFQTWFTIDKCELVALVEKIHKLNPSADLHFLDSFAPTDLRLAKTLNPYLTSYIKKSLLKDKSRYLKPQVGDTNLMEYYSGLFDLEEDTVNWHVPEEFLPKLKLGPTFFTGPCILEEFLEKSHAPKGDKTIDVHARLAANGSSWYGKMRQLSIDKLGEISDISTATGTGIPRPRFMKELENSKICFSPFGYGEICWRDIEAVLAGAVLLKPSMEHLEMAPHIHEADSTYIALNWDYSDLEEKVIHLIGAEEERRKIAEQAYQTIREYLANNAFVDQFAYLFEKS
- a CDS encoding WecB/TagA/CpsF family glycosyltransferase, whose amino-acid sequence is MKIGEDLLPRQLCCVMGLPFDVVTTAAAVTQVEQAIESGEHCFLSTPNLNFVVSSMRDDDFYQSVVESDLIIADGMPIVWVSKLLGINLPERVAGSTLFDELSQRPAEKKMRVFFFGGLPGVAEKAATVLADKFSGAEGCGYFDPGFGGVEDMSTDAIIDTINAANPDFIVVALGAKKGQNWILHNRDRLQAPVVSHLGAVVNFVAGEVSRAPTMVQKLGLEWLWRIKEEPGIWRRYWNDGLALLQLLVNNVLPLYLARNKSGHKQVCQSTFDETDICVKLTLTGAMGSDFSRNLMAEVVDHARPHKPLQLDLSGLEYMDNSFIAFLLLMDCRLQKYHSRLEIIAVSDALAKTFQQQGVAKRFVYAAEA
- a CDS encoding glycosyltransferase family 4 protein, with the protein product MKIAYLAPELPALSATFVYNEILELEEQGVDVQYFSVHRPASIATDHKLEAMRENTRYLYAQSKLTALLANISVLLQKPVAYLSVLGMLLADIVRLGVVTRTAIGQVMRFFYGAYLAKLLCKQKVQHLHIHFAHVPTDIGMYACKLAGIPYSVTSHANDLFERGWLIKQKVERSAFFGSISAYNIKHIESLGAPSDRLVITRCGVDDRIFPPIDKTHHIAANTIGGIGRLVEKKGFDTLIKAVAVLKQRDYPVTLKLAGGGPLEQELKQLAIARDVEEEVKFLGPLAHSEVPAYLSELDAFVLPCKTDSNGDMDGIPVVLMEAMLSGLPVITTRLSGIPELVVDGYSGLLIEPEDEMALANAIQQLLGDAELQARLVKDGAAHVADEFSLRTNVQRLMALFEKAIGDSQ
- a CDS encoding glycosyltransferase encodes the protein MSYLLVSPCRNEAEFMRKTLDSVCNQTVPPDLWVVVDDGSTDETPAILADYSERYPFIQVITRENRGHRSVGPGVIEAFYYGYDKIDVSQFDYVCKFDLDLDLPPRYFEILIDRMEKNPRLGTCSGKAYFVDKNTGKMVSEKCGDEMSVGMTKFYRRTCFEEIGGFVREVMWDGIDCHRCRQLGWLAESWDEEELRFIHLRPMGSSQKGIITGRKRHGFGQYFMGTGLAYMTASSVFRMLHPPVFIGGFSMWLGYVESMLAGKDRFDDKALVKFINDYQWKCLFKGKKAATAELNAKQEPVWLAKHA
- a CDS encoding glycosyltransferase, giving the protein MELNYQLGIVVIGRNEGERLIRCLESARPDINTVVYVDSGSTDNSCAQARKLGVAVVELDLSKPFTAARARNAGWQALVEQNPAIEFVHFIDGDCEFIEGWLATACGFLTSNTDYAVVCGRRRERYPERSVYNRLCDIEWNTPVGDATACGGDALFRVPCLQQAQGYTDSLIAGEEPDLCLRLRKLGWKIYRFDADMTWHDAAMFTAGQWWKRMKRSGYAYAEGYARHGGRRAELENYRWPDIRRIVFWACVFPVSVFALALIYPLFAVLLLVYPLQVARLTATYRNHLSQSKVAFFYALSNVACKFPQFDGVLEYLFNRMRGRAGTLIEYK
- the cysN gene encoding sulfate adenylyltransferase subunit CysN, whose product is MKRDLWRKRNVKGISKDAVMTETNSLLATDIHAYLKQHEEKDLLRFITCGSVDDGKSTLIGRLLHDTKMIYEDQLAAISKDSKTHGTTGQEVDLALLVDGLQSEREQGITIDVAYRYFSTDKRKFIIADTPGHEQYTRNMATGASTVRLAILLIDARYGVQTQTRRHSFICSLLGIKHFIIAVNKMDLVDYSESRFNDICAEYKEFAKNLNVEDIQFVPLSALVGDNVAQLSDATPWYKGAPLLTLLEDLPLDTDDDFDNLRFPVQYVNRPNLNFRGYCGTLASGVLRPGIGVKALPSGKTSRVEKIILADKELAEAYPGDSITVTLEDEIDISRGDMIIADTDSLQPSNAMVIDLVWMHDTPLELNKNYYIKLGAAEVTGSISEIEYQIDVNTLERQPVSSVPLNGIARCTLNLTEPVCVDAYQSHPHTGNLIFIDRLTNVTVGAGMIAEPLGNENVVWHSMDVSKKTRAERFKQKPAIIWFTGLSGSGKSTTANALEKQLFAMGYSTYLLDGDNVRHGLCSDLGFSDRDRIENIRRVGEVAKLMVDAGQIVLVSFISPFRRERQMVRQMVEPGEFFEVFVNTPIDVCETRDPKGLYKKARAGEIRNFTGIDSPYEAPISPEIEVNTAQADLDMLVRELLKRLKEYSVIS